A genomic window from Nosocomiicoccus massiliensis includes:
- a CDS encoding DUF5067 domain-containing protein yields MNLKHFLVAGAASTLLLTACNTDDNKTSEKENGTEETATTESNESVVKDVDVSENDLNEAIEYDGEYGKYVITRIDTIDIEPSDEEKKADENATAKKAVVIEYEFTNKSSIPTAGNEAFALDLAVRQFSETGMIATDNLTLDIPEDSEYHALVNDSTKTLQTNESTKAVVAYGPVNPDENEVKVQSREDESLLDLVLKFK; encoded by the coding sequence ATGAATTTAAAACACTTTTTAGTTGCGGGTGCAGCTTCTACATTACTACTTACTGCTTGTAACACTGATGATAACAAAACAAGCGAAAAAGAAAATGGTACAGAAGAAACTGCAACGACAGAATCAAACGAATCAGTAGTTAAAGACGTTGACGTAAGCGAAAACGACTTAAACGAAGCGATTGAATATGATGGCGAGTATGGTAAATACGTAATTACACGTATCGATACTATCGATATCGAACCATCAGATGAAGAAAAAAAAGCAGATGAAAATGCTACAGCTAAGAAAGCTGTCGTCATCGAATATGAATTCACAAACAAGTCATCAATCCCTACTGCAGGAAACGAAGCATTTGCTTTAGACCTTGCGGTACGTCAGTTCTCAGAAACTGGGATGATTGCAACGGATAACTTAACATTAGATATTCCAGAAGATAGTGAATATCACGCACTTGTCAACGACTCTACAAAAACACTTCAAACAAATGAATCTACTAAAGCAGTAGTTGCATATGGTCCAGTAAATCCAGACGAAAACGAAGTGAAAGTTCAGTCTCGCGAAGACGAGTCATTACTTGATCTTGTTTTAAAATTTAAATAA
- a CDS encoding C39 family peptidase: MILNVQPKTQLLPFPMIMGCESTVASMLLEYNGINYSPKKLAELMPKHADDPRIGYVGHPSFLYFNVHQTIFPRPLGQFLKSFDDKIVVHSKMTMKELEDVLDTKQPIIMLPTNNFKRPKYKTFQLSTGSFRTVSNIHAILLIGYDEQHYYYIDPILFQFKFLHLPALWPSKRQIFKIRKSKFYKGYVNGENDVVYREVSLHE; the protein is encoded by the coding sequence ATGATATTAAATGTTCAACCGAAAACGCAACTTCTCCCTTTCCCAATGATTATGGGGTGTGAGTCAACAGTTGCATCGATGCTTTTAGAGTATAACGGCATCAACTATTCACCAAAAAAACTTGCTGAGCTAATGCCAAAACATGCGGATGATCCAAGAATTGGATATGTGGGGCATCCGAGCTTTTTATATTTTAACGTACATCAAACGATTTTCCCAAGACCGCTCGGTCAATTTTTAAAATCTTTTGATGACAAAATTGTTGTACATTCTAAAATGACGATGAAAGAACTTGAAGACGTACTCGATACGAAGCAACCGATTATTATGCTTCCAACGAATAATTTTAAACGTCCAAAGTATAAGACGTTTCAGTTATCAACAGGATCTTTTAGAACGGTATCAAATATACATGCGATCCTTTTAATCGGATACGATGAACAACACTATTACTATATCGATCCTATATTATTTCAGTTTAAATTTTTACATTTACCAGCATTATGGCCAAGTAAACGTCAGATTTTTAAAATACGTAAATCGAAATTTTATAAAGGATATGTAAACGGTGAAAACGACGTTGTATACAGGGAGGTCAGTCTACATGAATAA
- the menH gene encoding 2-succinyl-6-hydroxy-2,4-cyclohexadiene-1-carboxylate synthase, whose translation MLNFNYEFNDHGHDETLIILHGFLSDLRSMRKLAKAFTDVNTLLIDLPGFGKTKSVGIDYDMNHIAKSIVQLIDTLHLKHVHVYGYSMGGRVAVSLLANYSERFSKFILESTSPGMSKVDRRHARIKIDESRRERLETDFKAFIDEWEELPLFQSQKLLDEKSFLLQREERLSQNNIEAADSLRKYGTGIQPHYWDDLNKDNDVLIIAGEKDEKFVKIGDNMNKQLKNSRLHIFKGCGHNVHLENKETFVKLCHEFLSEGKQ comes from the coding sequence ATGTTAAATTTTAATTATGAATTTAATGATCATGGTCACGACGAAACGCTAATCATTTTACACGGTTTTTTATCAGATTTACGTTCTATGAGAAAACTTGCTAAAGCATTTACTGATGTGAACACTTTACTTATAGACTTACCTGGCTTTGGGAAAACGAAAAGTGTCGGTATTGATTATGATATGAATCATATTGCTAAAAGTATTGTTCAGCTTATCGATACATTACATTTAAAACATGTTCATGTGTACGGATACTCGATGGGCGGGCGTGTTGCAGTGTCACTACTTGCAAATTATAGTGAACGATTTTCTAAATTTATATTAGAATCCACGTCGCCAGGAATGAGTAAAGTAGACCGACGACATGCGCGTATTAAAATCGACGAATCACGTAGAGAGCGACTTGAAACAGATTTTAAAGCGTTTATAGATGAATGGGAAGAGTTACCGTTATTTCAAAGTCAAAAACTGTTAGATGAAAAATCTTTTTTATTGCAACGAGAAGAAAGACTGAGTCAAAATAATATTGAAGCAGCAGATAGTCTACGTAAATACGGAACAGGTATTCAGCCACATTATTGGGACGATTTAAATAAAGATAACGACGTTTTAATTATCGCCGGTGAAAAAGATGAAAAGTTTGTTAAAATTGGGGATAATATGAATAAGCAACTTAAAAATAGTCGCTTACATATATTTAAAGGGTGTGGCCATAACGTCCACCTTGAAAATAAAGAGACATTCGTAAAACTATGCCACGAATTTTTATCGGAGGGAAAACAATGA
- the menD gene encoding 2-succinyl-5-enolpyruvyl-6-hydroxy-3-cyclohexene-1-carboxylic-acid synthase — MTHQESLTEQIFTLVDALYSKGMTEIVISPGSRSTPIAIACECHPHIKTYIHPDERGAGFFALGLSKASKQPVGILCTSGTAAANYVPSVSEAGLMHIPLVVLTSDRPHELRDVGAPQAIKQTNMFSNYVKFETELPIADESEYNMSHVEDRVLQASQYFDGILKGPVHINIPVREPLMPNINRTDCFFREQLIQESITVESNIEPLLGNGLVIIGETDCSLEKIDFEKYKQLTFIMDPRVSERTKLSRVVTTHDLIFMNLTDEQRNELESQFDFILRIGEAVTSKSTNQFLKQTSLKQILISEFIDVKTFPKTPDVTYVGDVKQTLDALLIESDHSVDVLYEVDRDIKQLINDEIENYDDEGRYMYEIIKRTNNDRTLFVSSSMPIRDFERYDVFNRLNILANRGANGIDGVVSTAFGVGTKMPMTLIIGDVSLNHDINGLVMSKLEEIDGTVICFNNNGGNIFSYLPQKEHDIHFERLFGTPLDLDFSHAAKLYGFNYDLIKSVDDLTEEILNQKGRNFIEIKTDREDNVKQHNDLKQKVKALVQHVKF; from the coding sequence ATGACTCATCAAGAATCCTTAACTGAACAAATTTTTACGTTAGTCGACGCGTTATACAGTAAAGGGATGACAGAAATCGTCATTAGTCCAGGATCTCGTTCGACACCAATTGCGATCGCATGTGAATGTCATCCACACATTAAAACATATATCCACCCAGACGAACGTGGTGCAGGTTTTTTTGCGCTCGGGTTAAGTAAAGCATCAAAACAACCAGTCGGCATACTATGTACTTCTGGAACAGCAGCAGCAAACTACGTACCGAGTGTGTCTGAAGCGGGGTTAATGCACATTCCGTTAGTCGTTTTAACGTCAGACCGTCCACATGAATTAAGAGATGTCGGCGCACCACAAGCGATTAAACAAACGAATATGTTTTCGAACTATGTAAAATTTGAAACAGAACTTCCGATTGCTGACGAAAGTGAATATAATATGTCTCACGTTGAAGATCGTGTACTTCAAGCGAGTCAGTATTTTGACGGGATTTTAAAAGGTCCTGTACACATTAATATTCCGGTTCGTGAACCGTTAATGCCAAATATAAATCGAACAGATTGCTTTTTTAGAGAACAACTCATTCAAGAATCTATTACTGTAGAATCGAATATAGAGCCGTTACTAGGAAATGGATTAGTCATTATTGGTGAAACGGACTGTAGTTTAGAAAAGATTGACTTTGAAAAGTATAAGCAACTCACGTTTATAATGGACCCAAGAGTCAGTGAGCGCACGAAGTTATCACGTGTTGTTACAACACATGACTTAATATTTATGAATTTAACAGATGAACAACGTAATGAATTAGAATCACAGTTTGATTTTATATTACGTATCGGTGAAGCGGTGACGTCCAAATCGACGAATCAATTTTTAAAACAGACGTCTTTAAAACAAATATTAATAAGTGAGTTTATCGATGTTAAAACATTTCCGAAAACTCCAGACGTCACTTATGTTGGTGACGTTAAACAAACGTTAGATGCGTTACTCATTGAATCGGATCATTCAGTGGATGTACTATACGAAGTCGATAGAGATATTAAGCAGTTGATCAATGATGAAATTGAAAACTATGACGACGAAGGACGCTATATGTATGAAATTATTAAAAGAACTAATAATGATCGAACGTTATTCGTCTCAAGTAGTATGCCGATTCGTGACTTTGAACGGTATGATGTATTTAATCGATTAAATATATTAGCAAATCGCGGAGCAAACGGTATAGATGGTGTTGTCTCAACGGCATTTGGTGTTGGAACGAAGATGCCGATGACGTTAATTATCGGAGACGTGTCATTAAACCACGATATTAATGGTCTTGTCATGTCGAAGCTTGAAGAGATAGACGGCACTGTCATTTGTTTTAATAATAATGGCGGTAATATTTTTAGTTATTTACCTCAAAAAGAGCACGACATACACTTCGAGAGATTGTTTGGAACACCGCTTGATTTAGACTTTTCACATGCAGCGAAATTATATGGATTTAATTATGATTTAATTAAATCCGTAGATGATTTAACAGAGGAAATTTTAAATCAAAAAGGTCGTAACTTCATTGAAATTAAAACAGACCGTGAAGATAACGTAAAGCAGCATAATGATTTAAAACAAAAGGTAAAGGCACTCGTTCAACATGTTAAATTTTAA
- a CDS encoding phosphatidylglycerol lysyltransferase domain-containing protein: MSTIDWILASGILLIIFKLLDADMSFSLFFAVFTISSIIGLLSMIPGGLGAFDLAFISLLSSHGIPSEKILLALLIYRFVYYIVPFMIALTLIMSNLPTIMSTYIKDNDSYTTHLIQSYVKHIPSAVTAIILLITAFVHLTGSVIILYNISFDHSSVSFIMYTVVITGAMLLVISSYGVFKQSLRGMLMALIGAVMLCVGVLFTYGTVVSVIWLVTIIVMLFNQMKNCRYIIYPLEPKRYGLLFMMFVSGSVYTYFISRISLKESFKSITLVESITLMTVVLVGLAILLSAILKSRIKRELGQLLVQCIDKNDVREILNTYGGNYLSHLAFSDDKYIFSNETKNAFIMFSITKDRAVVLGDPVGNEDSFEDLLMEFYDTYQPLGLRIVFYQAQEKYLPLYHNFGNVFFKLGEEAVIPLDNFTLSGKKQRAFRATMNKFEKEGYSFEVVDTLSEKDYNACLRVSNHWLGVKNELSFSVGQFEKDYVMAAPVGLVRDEIYNVVGFCTFMPVDDERLSVDLIRWSPNVDLPMMDVLYINMLLYAQNHGYKYFNMGMATLSNVGLNKYGYLREKFAAIAYEKLGDYYSFSGLRHYKSKFKPHWETRYLVYKKYDSILLNIIRVLQTIHKK; the protein is encoded by the coding sequence ATCTCCACAATTGATTGGATTTTAGCAAGTGGAATTTTACTGATTATCTTTAAATTACTGGATGCTGATATGTCATTTAGTTTATTCTTTGCGGTATTTACGATTTCATCGATTATCGGATTACTCAGTATGATTCCGGGTGGATTAGGTGCATTTGATTTAGCATTTATTTCACTTTTAAGTTCACACGGTATTCCGAGCGAAAAAATATTACTTGCATTATTAATCTATCGATTTGTCTATTACATCGTACCGTTTATGATCGCGTTAACACTCATTATGAGTAATTTACCGACGATTATGAGTACATATATTAAAGACAACGATTCTTATACGACACATTTAATACAGTCATACGTTAAACATATACCAAGCGCAGTGACAGCGATTATTTTACTCATCACAGCGTTCGTACATTTAACAGGTAGTGTCATTATCTTATACAATATATCATTTGACCATTCGTCAGTGTCATTCATCATGTATACAGTAGTAATCACCGGTGCAATGTTGCTTGTTATATCTTCATACGGAGTGTTTAAACAGTCGTTACGTGGTATGTTGATGGCCCTAATCGGTGCAGTAATGCTATGTGTCGGTGTGTTGTTTACTTACGGAACTGTCGTCAGTGTTATATGGCTTGTCACAATTATCGTCATGCTATTTAACCAGATGAAAAACTGCCGTTACATCATATATCCACTAGAACCAAAGCGATATGGATTATTATTTATGATGTTCGTGTCAGGTTCAGTATATACGTATTTTATTTCACGCATATCTCTTAAAGAATCATTTAAAAGTATAACACTCGTTGAATCTATAACTTTAATGACCGTTGTGCTCGTTGGATTAGCGATTCTTTTATCCGCAATTTTAAAATCTCGTATTAAACGTGAACTCGGTCAATTACTCGTTCAATGTATTGATAAAAATGATGTTCGTGAGATTTTAAACACATATGGTGGAAACTATTTAAGCCACCTCGCATTTAGCGATGATAAATATATATTTAGTAATGAAACTAAGAACGCCTTTATTATGTTTAGTATCACGAAAGACCGTGCAGTTGTTCTCGGAGATCCTGTTGGAAACGAGGATTCTTTTGAAGACTTATTAATGGAGTTTTACGACACGTATCAACCACTCGGATTGCGCATCGTATTTTATCAGGCACAGGAAAAATATTTGCCGCTCTATCATAATTTCGGTAATGTGTTCTTTAAGCTTGGTGAGGAAGCTGTAATCCCGTTAGATAATTTTACTTTAAGTGGTAAAAAGCAGCGCGCATTCCGTGCGACGATGAATAAATTTGAAAAAGAGGGATACTCTTTTGAAGTCGTAGACACGTTATCTGAAAAAGATTACAACGCATGTTTACGTGTGAGTAATCATTGGCTCGGTGTAAAAAATGAGTTGTCATTTTCTGTCGGTCAATTTGAAAAAGACTATGTAATGGCTGCACCAGTCGGTTTAGTGCGTGACGAAATCTATAACGTCGTCGGATTTTGCACTTTCATGCCTGTCGATGACGAACGACTATCCGTCGATTTAATTCGTTGGAGCCCAAATGTCGACTTACCAATGATGGACGTTTTATACATTAACATGCTACTTTACGCACAAAATCATGGCTATAAATACTTTAATATGGGGATGGCGACATTATCTAACGTCGGATTAAATAAATACGGTTACTTACGAGAAAAATTTGCAGCAATCGCTTATGAAAAACTCGGAGACTACTATAGTTTCAGTGGGTTACGTCATTATAAATCTAAATTTAAACCACATTGGGAGACACGATATTTAGTGTATAAAAAATATGACTCGATATTATTAAATATTATTCGAGTTCTTCAAACAATCCATAAAAAATAA
- the menB gene encoding 1,4-dihydroxy-2-naphthoyl-CoA synthase, whose translation MTREWKTLKEYKEIKYEFYNGIAKITINRPEVRNAFTPLTVSEMIDAMSRARDDENVSVIVLTGEGDLAFCSGGDQKVRGHGGYVGDDQIPRLNVLDLQRLIRVTPKPVVAMVAGYAIGGGHVLHVVCDLTIAADNARFGQTGPKVGSFDAGYGSGYLARIVGHKKAREIWFLCRQYDAQEALDMGLVNTVVPLEDLEDETVKWCEEMMQHSPTALRFLKAAMNADTDGLAGLQQFAGDATLLYYTTDEAKEGRDAFKEKRSPDFDQFPKFP comes from the coding sequence ATGACACGTGAGTGGAAAACATTAAAGGAATATAAAGAAATTAAGTACGAATTTTATAACGGTATCGCTAAAATTACGATCAACCGACCGGAAGTGCGTAACGCATTCACACCGTTAACTGTTTCAGAAATGATCGACGCGATGAGTCGCGCGCGAGATGACGAGAACGTTTCTGTGATTGTTTTAACTGGTGAAGGTGACTTAGCGTTTTGTTCAGGTGGAGACCAAAAAGTACGCGGGCACGGTGGATACGTTGGAGACGACCAAATCCCACGTTTAAACGTATTAGACTTACAACGTTTAATTCGTGTAACGCCTAAACCAGTTGTCGCAATGGTTGCTGGATATGCAATTGGTGGTGGACACGTACTTCACGTTGTGTGTGATTTAACAATTGCTGCGGATAACGCAAGATTTGGACAAACAGGACCAAAAGTAGGTTCATTTGATGCTGGTTACGGTTCAGGTTATTTAGCACGTATTGTAGGACATAAAAAAGCACGTGAAATTTGGTTCTTATGCCGTCAATATGACGCACAAGAAGCGTTAGACATGGGCTTAGTAAACACGGTTGTACCACTAGAAGATTTAGAAGACGAAACAGTGAAATGGTGTGAAGAGATGATGCAACATTCACCAACAGCACTTCGTTTCTTAAAAGCAGCGATGAACGCTGATACTGATGGACTCGCTGGGCTTCAACAATTCGCTGGTGACGCAACGCTTCTTTACTACACGACAGATGAAGCAAAAGAAGGTCGCGATGCGTTTAAAGAAAAACGTTCACCAGACTTTGATCAATTCCCTAAATTCCCATAA
- a CDS encoding isochorismate synthase, whose product MHIESSQSLIDEIGIDSNTSYLALHFSTKDFDITPSKIFMHFNHKKGERYWFKSREADINVIGVDYIDSINRKQFNADILNTQKNGLFNNIQHVKLNDGLVGDIHLFGGTRFDDKKTTDEWIDFKMVEFILASWQFDLHNQEAFLILKKEDLQTENLAELIVNTLRGIEVAEPRFRFPEISSHHEIYPKAWKALVDNTVDILDDDFEKVVLSRELLIRFENEIDPNFLINRLKVESDTFKIFYERGTSTFVSKTPEKLFYLKDEKLSTHAIAGLIRREDDDTVNEQNKKDFLNDEKNHFEHIVVRDSIVEDLKPYTCSVYYDDTRILENKFIYHLYTPIEATLNKESNLFDVLHALHPTPAVGGLPKDRALEYIKEKEYFTRGLYAAPIGVISKSNEAEFAVALRSMRITGKSATLYAGAGIVKGSTGESEYEETRTKFRPMLDVLEALE is encoded by the coding sequence ATGCATATTGAGTCCTCGCAATCACTTATTGATGAGATTGGTATAGATTCAAACACATCATATTTGGCATTACATTTTAGTACGAAAGATTTCGATATAACGCCGTCCAAAATCTTTATGCACTTTAATCATAAAAAAGGCGAAAGATACTGGTTTAAATCACGTGAAGCGGATATTAACGTAATAGGTGTTGACTATATCGATTCAATTAATCGTAAACAATTTAATGCGGACATTTTAAACACTCAAAAAAATGGCCTATTTAATAATATTCAACATGTTAAATTAAATGATGGATTAGTCGGGGATATCCACTTATTTGGTGGCACACGTTTTGACGATAAAAAAACGACTGATGAATGGATCGATTTTAAAATGGTCGAGTTTATCCTTGCATCATGGCAATTTGATTTACACAATCAGGAAGCGTTTCTTATTTTAAAGAAAGAAGACCTTCAAACAGAAAATTTAGCTGAATTAATCGTGAATACGTTGCGTGGAATCGAAGTGGCAGAGCCTCGCTTCAGATTTCCAGAAATATCGAGCCATCATGAAATTTATCCAAAAGCTTGGAAAGCACTTGTTGACAATACAGTGGACATTTTAGATGATGACTTTGAAAAAGTCGTTTTATCAAGAGAATTACTTATTCGATTTGAAAATGAAATTGATCCAAATTTTTTAATTAACCGTTTAAAAGTAGAGTCAGATACTTTCAAGATATTTTATGAACGTGGGACGTCGACGTTCGTTTCTAAAACACCAGAGAAGCTATTTTACTTAAAAGATGAAAAACTCTCGACGCACGCAATCGCTGGATTGATTCGTAGAGAAGATGACGACACGGTAAACGAACAAAATAAAAAAGATTTCTTAAACGATGAAAAAAACCACTTTGAACATATCGTCGTCAGGGATTCAATCGTCGAAGACTTAAAACCTTATACATGTTCAGTTTATTATGACGATACGCGTATATTAGAAAATAAATTTATTTATCATTTATATACACCAATCGAAGCGACACTTAATAAGGAAAGCAACTTGTTCGACGTCTTACACGCCTTGCATCCAACGCCTGCTGTCGGAGGGTTACCAAAGGATCGTGCGTTAGAATATATAAAGGAAAAAGAATACTTTACGCGTGGATTATACGCAGCACCTATTGGCGTCATTTCAAAGTCTAACGAAGCTGAGTTTGCAGTAGCACTGCGCTCGATGCGCATTACAGGTAAAAGTGCGACGCTTTACGCGGGTGCTGGAATTGTGAAAGGATCTACAGGAGAATCTGAATACGAAGAGACTAGAACGAAATTTAGACCGATGTTAGATGTATTGGAGGCGCTAGAATGA
- a CDS encoding IS3 family transposase has translation MEVNGEVFKTYEALEIAVHEYIRYYNKDRIKLKLKGMSPEEFRKHTLQSA, from the coding sequence ATTGAAGTAAATGGAGAAGTATTCAAGACATATGAAGCATTAGAGATCGCAGTACATGAATATATTAGATACTATAATAAAGATAGAATTAAGCTAAAATTAAAAGGCATGTCTCCTGAAGAATTCAGGAAACATACCTTACAATCCGCTTAA
- a CDS encoding SDR family oxidoreductase: MTHLQNPRTKFEYNDFPDQNQKGPALQTEMTPVPDTGEETYTGHGRMKGLKTLITGGDSGIGRAAAIAYAKEGADVAIQYLPGEEKDAKEVEDFINNLGQKAVTLKADFRNDGEAAKVVEDAVEALGGLDVLVLNSAEQFAQEKLEDLSIEQVKNTFQVNVISMFEAIKQAEKHLKPGASIILTTSVESFNPSKQLLDYAATKGAISNLVVNFAQYFSEKGIRVNGVAPGPIWTPLQLDGGQLEGKIPTFGQGSQLGRAGQPVELSSVYVLLGSDESSYTTGQIYGITGGYNITL, translated from the coding sequence ATGACACATTTACAAAACCCAAGAACAAAATTTGAATATAATGATTTTCCAGATCAAAATCAAAAAGGACCTGCGTTACAAACTGAAATGACACCAGTTCCTGATACTGGTGAAGAAACGTATACAGGACATGGTCGTATGAAAGGGTTAAAAACACTCATTACTGGAGGAGATTCAGGTATTGGACGTGCGGCAGCAATCGCATATGCTAAAGAAGGTGCAGACGTTGCCATTCAATATCTTCCAGGTGAAGAAAAAGATGCTAAAGAAGTTGAGGATTTCATTAACAATTTAGGTCAAAAAGCTGTGACTTTAAAAGCAGATTTTCGTAATGACGGAGAAGCGGCAAAAGTAGTAGAAGATGCTGTAGAAGCCCTTGGTGGATTAGACGTTTTAGTTTTAAACTCAGCAGAGCAATTCGCTCAAGAGAAATTAGAAGATTTATCAATAGAACAAGTAAAAAACACATTTCAAGTGAACGTTATTAGTATGTTTGAAGCAATTAAACAAGCTGAAAAACATCTAAAACCTGGTGCATCTATTATTTTAACGACATCTGTTGAGTCATTTAATCCATCTAAACAATTATTGGATTATGCAGCGACAAAAGGTGCCATTTCAAACTTAGTCGTAAACTTCGCTCAGTACTTTAGTGAAAAAGGAATTCGCGTAAACGGAGTCGCTCCAGGTCCAATCTGGACACCACTTCAATTAGACGGTGGGCAACTTGAAGGTAAAATACCAACATTTGGACAAGGGTCACAACTTGGTAGAGCAGGTCAACCAGTAGAACTGTCATCAGTATATGTATTATTAGGCAGTGATGAAAGTAGCTACACGACAGGTCAAATTTATGGTATAACTGGTGGGTACAATATTACGTTATAA
- a CDS encoding tRNA dihydrouridine synthase encodes MKENFWNDLPKPFFVLAPMEDVTDVIFRHVVGEAARPDVYFTEFTNSESYCHPEGNKSVRGRLTFTEDEQPMVAHIWGDKPEFFREMSIGMAKAGFKGIDLNMGCPVPNVAGDGKGSGLILRPDVAADLIEAAKAGGLPVSVKTRLGYTSIDEWKPWLTHILKQDIANLSIHLRTRKEMSKVDAHWELIPEIKQLRDEIAPNTLLTINGDIPDRKTGLELVEKYGVDGVMIGRGIFHNPFAFEKEPKEHSSDELLELLYLHLDLHDKYSKELEERPFQALHRFFKIYVKGFRGASQLRHALMSTKNTDEVREMIKKFKAQQVNE; translated from the coding sequence ATGAAAGAGAATTTTTGGAACGATCTTCCGAAACCATTTTTTGTGCTTGCACCGATGGAGGATGTGACGGACGTCATCTTTAGACATGTCGTTGGAGAAGCGGCTCGTCCAGACGTTTATTTTACAGAGTTTACGAACTCTGAAAGTTACTGTCACCCTGAAGGTAATAAAAGTGTGCGTGGTCGTTTAACATTTACTGAAGATGAACAACCAATGGTTGCACACATTTGGGGTGATAAACCGGAGTTCTTCCGTGAGATGAGTATCGGTATGGCCAAAGCAGGATTTAAAGGGATCGATTTAAATATGGGATGTCCAGTCCCAAATGTCGCTGGTGACGGCAAGGGAAGTGGTCTAATCTTACGACCAGACGTTGCAGCTGATTTAATAGAAGCAGCAAAAGCTGGGGGACTTCCAGTAAGTGTAAAAACGAGACTTGGGTACACGTCAATAGACGAATGGAAGCCGTGGCTAACGCATATTTTAAAACAAGATATTGCGAACTTATCTATCCATTTACGTACACGTAAAGAGATGAGTAAAGTTGACGCACATTGGGAGCTAATTCCAGAAATTAAACAATTACGAGACGAAATCGCACCGAATACGTTACTCACAATAAACGGAGATATCCCTGACCGTAAAACAGGTTTAGAACTCGTTGAAAAATATGGAGTAGATGGGGTGATGATTGGTCGCGGAATTTTCCATAATCCATTTGCTTTTGAAAAAGAACCGAAAGAACATTCAAGCGACGAATTACTCGAACTACTCTATTTACACTTAGATTTACATGACAAATACTCAAAAGAACTCGAAGAACGTCCGTTTCAAGCGTTACACAGATTCTTTAAAATATATGTCAAAGGCTTTAGAGGCGCGAGTCAGTTAAGGCATGCGCTAATGAGTACTAAAAATACTGATGAAGTACGAGAGATGATAAAAAAATTTAAAGCACAACAAGTGAATGAATAA
- a CDS encoding 1,4-dihydroxy-2-naphthoate polyprenyltransferase: MQHADVLTGYKKYISLTRPHTLTAGFVPVFVGTAAVLPFGNVNFLMFFLMLTATILIQSATNMFNEYYDFKRGLDSADSVGIAGAIVRNGITPRRVLTFALTFYFIAALIGLYIAYETSWWLLVIGGISMAVGYLYTGGPVPISWTPFGEIFSGIFMGPVIILITFYIHLQELHMFPFVLSLPIMITIGLLNMFNNIRDRVKDAQSGRRTFVILVGKDTATQVVNFLLILCFAFAIIMAFTNLWPSLFLLLPLLSFKLYKKTMQLLRDGDSPVELIPAMAAMGKFNTIYGLLLSIGVLLYGLFIH, from the coding sequence ATGCAACATGCAGATGTTCTTACCGGATACAAAAAATATATTAGTTTAACACGTCCCCATACATTGACCGCGGGATTTGTCCCTGTGTTTGTTGGGACAGCGGCAGTACTTCCATTTGGAAATGTAAACTTTTTAATGTTTTTCTTAATGTTAACTGCGACAATTTTAATTCAATCCGCAACAAATATGTTTAACGAGTACTACGATTTTAAACGTGGACTCGATAGTGCAGATTCTGTTGGAATCGCCGGTGCCATCGTACGAAATGGTATTACACCGAGACGTGTGTTAACTTTCGCACTTACATTTTACTTTATTGCAGCGCTTATTGGATTATACATTGCATACGAAACTTCTTGGTGGTTACTCGTCATTGGTGGTATATCGATGGCTGTCGGATACTTATATACAGGTGGTCCTGTTCCAATATCATGGACACCTTTTGGTGAAATATTCTCAGGAATATTTATGGGACCAGTCATTATTCTTATTACGTTTTACATCCATTTACAAGAATTACATATGTTTCCATTCGTATTATCTTTACCAATTATGATTACAATCGGCTTGTTAAATATGTTTAACAACATTCGTGATCGCGTAAAAGATGCACAAAGTGGACGACGTACATTCGTCATTCTCGTAGGTAAAGATACGGCTACTCAAGTCGTTAACTTTTTACTAATACTATGTTTTGCATTCGCAATTATTATGGCTTTTACAAATTTATGGCCATCATTATTTTTACTTTTACCGTTACTTTCATTTAAATTGTATAAAAAAACAATGCAGCTTTTAAGAGACGGAGATTCACCAGTAGAGCTCATTCCAGCGATGGCTGCGATGGGCAAATTCAACACGATTTACGGTTTATTACTGTCAATCGGCGTATTATTATACGGTTTATTTATACATTAA